The following are encoded in a window of Brevibacillus sp. DP1.3A genomic DNA:
- a CDS encoding helix-turn-helix domain-containing protein, whose product MPSILIADRDQNERIGIGWLVNSYAIPFDKVHSAGTMEDVFEMLEAHTPEVICIELDMIGRGHWDRLKLLVDQYRPTVVVTTSEATFERAMQGIGLFARDLWLKPQTPEYIRRILTRCCQERLDRKQMSEEKGTGLDNARDVSYLDLFFPGHAQAKSYSLMLAQLEDPKRHPELLRFFEEYPFRDKPDLLPLGEAIVGVFPMEAALSPSTLHQMGKRLLMDWEANNDAPLFLVMYDASNHEQSLNETYAEASQALQVRFFKGYRQVTVVDNRVNWTMIDPFLTPAEQRTWVEMLDEGNREELKQWLYTHFFYKEEPFPEPGLLRIRLTSILAQVRRYMISRGLDSAPLGEEYHRVFETILYSPILYRIVVELLLFINQLLDAAHHSVDESRADVVEQAIRYIEGRYTDPALRLEEVARYIDRSPSYFSTLLAQKQGSSFRQILTSLRVKEARRLLLETSLSVQEVAERCGFINANYFSKIFKEKTGTTPRLLRNQKKR is encoded by the coding sequence ATGCCCAGTATTTTGATAGCGGATCGGGACCAGAACGAACGAATCGGAATCGGATGGCTCGTCAACAGCTATGCCATTCCGTTTGACAAGGTGCATAGTGCCGGGACAATGGAAGACGTTTTCGAAATGTTGGAAGCGCATACACCGGAAGTGATCTGTATTGAACTGGACATGATTGGGCGCGGGCATTGGGACCGGCTGAAGCTTCTGGTGGATCAGTATCGTCCGACCGTTGTGGTGACCACATCAGAGGCGACGTTTGAGCGGGCGATGCAGGGGATTGGACTTTTTGCACGCGATCTATGGCTGAAGCCACAGACACCGGAATACATCAGGAGAATCCTGACGAGATGCTGCCAGGAGCGCTTAGATCGGAAGCAAATGAGCGAAGAGAAGGGAACGGGATTGGACAATGCTAGGGATGTCTCGTATCTTGACCTGTTTTTCCCCGGGCACGCACAAGCCAAGTCTTATTCGCTCATGCTGGCTCAACTGGAGGATCCGAAGCGGCATCCCGAGCTGCTACGCTTTTTTGAAGAATATCCGTTTCGCGACAAACCGGACCTTTTGCCGCTAGGGGAGGCCATTGTAGGGGTATTTCCAATGGAAGCGGCGCTCTCGCCTTCTACGCTTCACCAAATGGGCAAGCGTTTGCTGATGGACTGGGAAGCAAACAATGATGCGCCGCTCTTTTTGGTCATGTATGACGCAAGCAACCATGAGCAGAGCTTGAACGAAACGTATGCGGAAGCGAGCCAAGCGCTGCAAGTCCGCTTTTTCAAAGGATATCGGCAAGTGACGGTCGTGGATAATCGTGTGAATTGGACCATGATTGACCCATTTTTGACGCCCGCCGAACAGCGCACGTGGGTAGAAATGCTGGATGAAGGCAATCGGGAAGAGTTGAAGCAGTGGCTATATACACACTTCTTTTACAAGGAAGAGCCTTTTCCGGAGCCGGGACTGCTGCGTATTCGGCTGACGAGTATTTTGGCACAAGTCAGGCGATACATGATATCACGTGGTCTTGACTCCGCACCTTTGGGAGAGGAGTATCACCGGGTTTTCGAAACGATTCTTTACTCGCCGATCTTGTATCGGATCGTCGTGGAACTGCTGCTGTTCATTAATCAGCTTCTTGATGCCGCCCATCATTCCGTCGACGAGTCTCGTGCAGATGTCGTGGAACAGGCGATTCGCTATATAGAAGGACGTTACACTGATCCTGCACTGCGTCTGGAGGAGGTTGCACGCTATATCGACCGCAGCCCTTCCTATTTCAGTACACTGCTCGCGCAAAAGCAAGGAAGCTCTTTTCGCCAGATACTCACATCGTTGCGAGTAAAAGAAGCACGCCGATTGCTTCTCGAGACATCCTTGTCTGTCCAAGAGGTAGCAGAGCGATGTGGATTCATTAACGCCAATTATTTCAGTAAAATTTTTAAGGAAAAGACAGGGACAACTCCACGTTTGTTACGAAATCAGAAAAAAAGATAG
- the lepB gene encoding signal peptidase I: MREVLGWIRSITFAVVFALVLGIFVFQPFKVDGHSMDPTLQDEQRIYVSKLSHTFSYLPDYGDIVVIDSRVERDRTLMDDIVGHPLVSLVTGQGDDHTMYVKRVIGRPGDALEFKDNKVYRNGEALNEPYIKETMEYVADGKITVPADHVFVMGDNRNHSTDSRDIGFIPLDHVMGTMIENPLKK; encoded by the coding sequence ATGAGAGAAGTATTGGGATGGATTCGATCGATAACCTTTGCTGTCGTTTTCGCTCTTGTCCTCGGAATCTTTGTATTTCAACCGTTCAAGGTTGATGGGCATTCCATGGACCCTACCTTACAAGACGAACAGCGCATATATGTGTCTAAACTATCACACACGTTTTCTTATTTGCCAGATTACGGCGATATTGTCGTGATCGACAGTCGGGTAGAGCGTGACCGTACTTTGATGGACGATATCGTAGGGCATCCTTTGGTGTCGCTGGTCACAGGTCAAGGCGATGATCACACGATGTATGTGAAGCGGGTCATAGGAAGACCAGGCGACGCACTAGAGTTTAAAGACAACAAGGTGTATCGAAACGGCGAGGCATTGAACGAACCATACATCAAAGAAACGATGGAATATGTAGCGGACGGAAAGATCACGGTTCCAGCCGATCATGTTTTTGTCATGGGAGATAACCGGAATCACAGCACAGATTCTCGCGATATTGGCTTTATTCCGCTGGATCATGTGATGGGAACCATGATCGAAAATCCTCTCAAGAAGTAA
- a CDS encoding TMEM175 family protein — MRANRMEAFSDGVLAIIITIMVLEFKVPEGHDWYSLIELGPKVLSYIFSFVYVGIYWNNHHHLLHMIRTMNGRLMWLNLILLFWLSFIPFTTAWMGESHFAPAPMALYGIVLLLAATSYRFLQLAIISQHSGDSVFVKSMGRDWKVKVSPFLYLLAILTAYVGPWVSGFFYVLVAVIWVVPEKRIEHILRSE; from the coding sequence ATGAGAGCAAACCGGATGGAAGCGTTCAGCGATGGCGTACTGGCGATTATCATTACGATCATGGTGCTAGAATTCAAAGTACCGGAAGGCCACGACTGGTATTCGTTAATCGAACTAGGCCCAAAAGTGCTTAGCTACATCTTCAGTTTCGTTTATGTCGGCATCTACTGGAACAACCATCATCATCTGTTGCACATGATTCGAACAATGAACGGGCGGTTAATGTGGCTCAACTTGATATTGCTTTTCTGGCTATCCTTTATTCCCTTCACGACCGCCTGGATGGGGGAAAGCCATTTTGCCCCCGCCCCGATGGCATTGTACGGGATCGTTCTTCTGCTTGCAGCGACTTCTTACAGGTTTCTCCAGCTCGCAATCATTAGCCAGCATTCCGGCGATTCCGTCTTCGTAAAGTCAATGGGCAGAGACTGGAAGGTGAAAGTATCTCCTTTTCTCTACTTGCTCGCAATATTGACCGCGTATGTGGGGCCATGGGTTTCCGGTTTCTTTTACGTACTCGTGGCTGTGATCTGGGTCGTGCCGGAAAAGCGAATCGAGCACATCTTGAGAAGCGAATAA
- the hutI gene encoding imidazolonepropionase, translating into MTKPVWIRHASQLATLAGSSSSPVVGAQMNELSIIQDGSIWLEDGVIQRVGTDEELALHYQDRAHEAQIIDASGKLVAPGLIDPHTHLVHAGSRQNEFNMRLNGATYMEIMNNGGGIHSTTAATRTATHEELFAQSKQRLDQFLLHGVTTVEAKSGYGLTLEDELKQLEVAKQLHEAHPIDIVSTFMGAHAVPREYKENPDAFVDVVIEEMIPEVARRKLAVFNDVFCERGVFTPEQSRRILEAGVRHGLLPKIHADEIEPYEGAELAASVGAVSADHLLRASDKGIEQMAEAGVIAVLLPGTAFFLMAESANGRKMIDRGVAVAISTDCNPGSSPTVSLPLIMNLGCLKMGMTPAEVLTAATINAAHAIRCAHEVGSLEVGKKADVTIFDVPDFMTLQYRYGINHVNTVIKNGTIVVAEGRLA; encoded by the coding sequence ATGACAAAACCTGTATGGATTCGCCACGCCAGTCAGCTTGCCACGCTGGCTGGCAGCTCCTCTTCCCCGGTAGTTGGAGCGCAAATGAATGAATTGTCGATCATTCAGGACGGAAGCATCTGGCTGGAAGACGGCGTTATCCAGCGTGTGGGAACAGATGAAGAGCTGGCACTTCACTATCAAGACCGTGCGCATGAGGCGCAAATCATCGATGCTTCGGGCAAACTGGTCGCACCAGGGCTGATCGATCCGCATACCCATCTGGTGCACGCGGGCAGTCGGCAAAACGAGTTCAACATGCGGCTAAACGGTGCGACCTATATGGAGATTATGAACAATGGTGGCGGAATTCACTCGACCACCGCAGCCACGCGTACAGCGACTCATGAAGAGCTATTTGCCCAGAGCAAGCAGCGTCTTGACCAATTTCTGTTGCATGGGGTCACAACCGTCGAAGCGAAAAGCGGCTACGGCCTGACATTGGAAGATGAGCTGAAGCAGCTTGAGGTCGCCAAGCAGTTGCACGAAGCACATCCCATCGACATCGTCAGTACCTTCATGGGTGCACATGCGGTGCCACGTGAATACAAGGAAAATCCGGATGCGTTTGTAGACGTGGTCATCGAGGAAATGATCCCAGAGGTCGCTCGTCGCAAGCTGGCTGTTTTTAACGATGTGTTTTGCGAGAGAGGTGTGTTCACCCCTGAGCAGTCCCGACGCATTCTCGAAGCAGGGGTCCGTCATGGGTTACTGCCGAAGATTCATGCGGACGAAATCGAACCGTATGAAGGGGCAGAGCTGGCAGCTTCGGTAGGCGCGGTATCTGCGGATCATTTGCTGCGCGCCTCTGACAAGGGGATTGAACAGATGGCAGAAGCGGGTGTCATCGCTGTGTTACTGCCTGGTACGGCGTTTTTCCTGATGGCAGAGTCAGCAAATGGCAGGAAAATGATTGATCGTGGCGTGGCTGTCGCGATTTCGACGGATTGCAATCCGGGCTCGTCTCCAACAGTTTCGCTCCCACTCATCATGAATCTGGGGTGCCTGAAAATGGGGATGACGCCAGCCGAGGTGCTGACGGCAGCTACGATCAATGCTGCTCACGCCATCCGCTGCGCGCATGAAGTAGGCAGCCTTGAGGTCGGGAAAAAAGCAGATGTCACGATTTTTGACGTTCCTGATTTCATGACCTTGCAATATCGGTATGGGATCAACCACGTAAATACGGTAATCAAAAACGGAACGATTGTCGTTGCTGAGGGCAGACTGGCGTAA
- the hutU gene encoding urocanate hydratase, translated as MTTTQSVEQMIQAFSGTQLHTKGWVQEAALRMLLNNLNPDVAERTEDLVVYGGIGKAARNWECFDAIVKTLQTLESDETLLIQSGKPVAVFKSHTDAPRVLLANSNLVPAWANWEHFHELDKKGLMMYGQMTAGSWIYIGSQGIVQGTYETFAELARQHFEGTLTGTITVTAGLGGMGGAQPLSVSLNGGVSINIEVDPTRIQRRLDTKYLDVMTESLDEAIRLAEEAKRDKKGISIGLLGNAPEVLNAMLARDFIPDVLTDQTSSHDPLNGYIPIGMSLEEAAELRTRDPKAYESRAKASIAEHVRAMLAMQEKGAVTFDYGNNIRQVAKNEGVEDAFRFPGFVPAYIRPQFCEGKGPFRWVALSGDPEDIYKTDEVILREFSYNTHLCNWIRMAQERIQFQGLPSRICWLGYGERARFGQIINEMVARGELSAPIVIGRDHLDSGSVASPNRETEAMKDGSDAVADWPILNAMINAVGGASWVSVHHGGGVGMGYSLHAGMVIVADGTPEAARRLERVLTTDPGMGIVRHVDAGYDLAIQTAKEKGVNIPMMKE; from the coding sequence ATGACAACGACACAATCCGTTGAGCAAATGATCCAAGCCTTTTCAGGTACCCAATTACATACAAAGGGATGGGTGCAGGAAGCGGCGTTGCGCATGCTTTTGAACAACCTCAATCCTGATGTAGCGGAGCGTACAGAGGATCTGGTCGTATACGGCGGAATTGGCAAGGCGGCACGGAACTGGGAATGCTTCGATGCGATTGTCAAAACATTGCAAACGTTAGAGAGCGATGAAACACTTCTCATCCAGTCTGGGAAGCCTGTTGCTGTATTCAAATCGCATACAGATGCGCCACGTGTGCTGCTGGCAAACTCGAATCTGGTGCCTGCCTGGGCGAATTGGGAGCATTTCCACGAGCTGGACAAAAAGGGTTTGATGATGTACGGACAAATGACTGCGGGAAGCTGGATTTACATTGGCAGCCAGGGCATCGTGCAAGGAACGTATGAGACGTTTGCAGAACTGGCACGCCAGCATTTTGAAGGCACGCTGACCGGAACGATTACCGTGACAGCAGGCTTGGGCGGCATGGGTGGTGCGCAACCGTTGTCCGTATCGCTCAATGGTGGTGTGAGCATCAATATCGAGGTGGACCCGACCCGTATCCAACGCAGACTGGACACGAAATACCTGGATGTGATGACAGAGAGTTTGGACGAAGCGATCCGTTTGGCGGAAGAAGCGAAGCGCGACAAAAAAGGCATTTCCATCGGTCTGTTAGGCAATGCACCCGAAGTGCTAAATGCTATGCTGGCTCGCGACTTTATCCCGGATGTGCTGACGGACCAGACCTCCTCGCATGATCCACTCAACGGCTACATTCCCATCGGCATGTCACTGGAGGAAGCTGCCGAACTGCGGACACGCGATCCGAAAGCGTACGAATCTCGCGCAAAAGCAAGCATCGCGGAACACGTTCGCGCCATGCTCGCCATGCAGGAAAAAGGAGCCGTCACTTTCGACTATGGCAATAACATCAGGCAGGTGGCAAAAAACGAGGGTGTGGAGGATGCATTCCGTTTCCCTGGCTTCGTGCCAGCTTACATCCGTCCGCAGTTTTGCGAGGGCAAGGGGCCGTTCCGTTGGGTAGCACTGTCTGGCGATCCTGAGGATATTTACAAGACAGACGAAGTCATTCTTCGTGAGTTTTCCTACAACACGCATCTGTGCAACTGGATTCGCATGGCGCAGGAGCGCATTCAGTTCCAGGGACTGCCTTCCCGCATTTGCTGGTTAGGCTATGGCGAGCGTGCGCGTTTTGGTCAAATCATCAATGAGATGGTGGCGCGCGGTGAGCTATCGGCCCCTATCGTCATTGGACGTGACCATCTGGACTCCGGTTCTGTCGCTTCACCAAACCGTGAGACGGAAGCAATGAAGGATGGCAGCGATGCGGTTGCAGACTGGCCGATTCTCAATGCCATGATCAATGCGGTAGGCGGAGCGAGTTGGGTATCTGTGCACCACGGAGGCGGCGTTGGCATGGGATACTCTCTCCACGCAGGAATGGTCATCGTGGCAGATGGTACTCCAGAAGCAGCACGTCGTCTGGAGCGTGTCCTCACAACCGATCCAGGCATGGGCATCGTCCGACATGTGGATGCAGGGTACGACCTCGCGATTCAAACAGCCAAGGAAAAAGGCGTTAACATTCCGATGATGAAGGAGTAA
- a CDS encoding pyridoxamine 5'-phosphate oxidase family protein, with translation MSGFGIFRDVVTSEQQLREMIGEPSRLVQNKAITQLDDHSRNYIAQSPFLIIATADKDGHCDASPRGDAPGFVHVIDDHHLVIPERPGNKRMDSITNILVNPHIGLIFLIPTLEETFRVNGKACIIRDEEILAKMAVNGKVPTLGIGVKVEECFVHCAKAFMRSGLWKPESWPTEGTTPNVAQMLADHVKLPGVTAKEVAEGLQDSYTKRLY, from the coding sequence ATGTCAGGATTCGGAATATTCCGTGACGTGGTCACGTCAGAGCAGCAACTGCGCGAAATGATCGGAGAGCCAAGTCGTCTCGTACAGAACAAGGCGATAACCCAGCTGGATGACCATAGCCGCAATTATATTGCCCAATCTCCATTTCTGATCATTGCCACAGCAGACAAAGATGGCCATTGCGATGCTTCGCCACGTGGAGATGCGCCTGGCTTTGTGCATGTCATCGATGATCACCATCTGGTCATCCCTGAGCGTCCAGGAAACAAGCGGATGGACTCCATCACGAACATTTTGGTCAATCCGCATATTGGGCTTATCTTTTTGATTCCTACGCTGGAAGAGACGTTCCGCGTGAACGGCAAGGCTTGCATTATTCGCGATGAAGAAATACTGGCAAAGATGGCGGTAAACGGGAAGGTGCCTACGCTTGGGATCGGCGTAAAGGTAGAGGAGTGCTTCGTCCACTGTGCGAAGGCATTTATGCGCTCTGGTCTATGGAAGCCGGAGTCATGGCCGACAGAGGGGACGACTCCTAATGTCGCGCAAATGTTGGCGGATCATGTGAAGCTTCCCGGCGTGACGGCAAAAGAAGTGGCAGAGGGCTTGCAAGACAGCTATACGAAGCGGTTGTACTAA
- the dpaL gene encoding diaminopropionate ammonia-lyase: MDKRPPIYVVKNKRKNSESSRIPTYLTEKEARFAKAFHQSLANYEPTPLVTLPALARELGVGQVLVKDESKRFGLNAFKVLGASYAMARFLCEKLGKSTEEMTFEALCSQDMRERIGEVTFVTATDGNHGRAVAWAAKALGQHAVVYLPKGSAQQRVDAIREAGAQAHVINGNYDEAVRLSEQMAKERGWQVIQDTAWEGYTTIPTWIMQGYTTMAAEVMEQLSALTYSKQPTHLFLQAGVGSMAAAVLGHFVAAQANKDVTTVIVEPHSANCMVLSAEENDGQPHAATGELETIMAGLACGEPNPMAWEILREHADFFVSCADYVAANGMRILASPTGADPSIVSGESGAVGVGLLAALMSKPMYHQQREQLGLNEKSIVLCFSTEGDTDRDIYKRIIWEGACREEEDMEK, encoded by the coding sequence ATGGATAAACGACCACCAATCTACGTTGTGAAAAATAAGCGGAAAAATAGCGAGAGTTCTCGCATTCCTACCTATTTGACTGAAAAAGAAGCCCGTTTTGCCAAAGCTTTTCACCAATCTCTCGCAAACTACGAGCCAACTCCCCTCGTTACATTGCCTGCGTTAGCACGCGAGCTGGGAGTAGGACAGGTCCTTGTAAAAGATGAGTCCAAAAGATTTGGCCTCAATGCCTTCAAAGTTTTGGGAGCTTCTTACGCGATGGCTCGTTTCTTGTGCGAAAAGCTGGGGAAATCGACAGAAGAGATGACCTTTGAAGCACTGTGCTCCCAAGACATGAGAGAGCGAATCGGAGAAGTCACCTTCGTCACTGCGACAGATGGCAATCACGGAAGGGCCGTTGCATGGGCTGCCAAGGCACTCGGACAGCATGCCGTTGTTTATTTGCCCAAAGGCTCCGCCCAGCAACGGGTAGATGCGATACGCGAGGCGGGCGCACAAGCTCACGTCATCAATGGAAACTACGATGAAGCCGTGCGTCTCTCAGAACAAATGGCGAAGGAACGTGGTTGGCAAGTGATTCAAGATACGGCATGGGAAGGCTACACGACCATTCCCACGTGGATCATGCAAGGCTATACAACGATGGCGGCAGAGGTAATGGAACAACTCTCAGCCCTCACCTATTCCAAACAGCCAACGCATCTATTCTTGCAGGCAGGTGTCGGTTCCATGGCTGCCGCAGTCTTGGGACATTTCGTAGCAGCGCAAGCAAACAAAGACGTAACGACGGTGATCGTCGAGCCACATAGCGCCAATTGCATGGTCCTTTCAGCAGAAGAGAACGACGGACAACCACATGCAGCTACGGGCGAACTCGAAACCATCATGGCAGGTCTAGCATGTGGAGAACCGAATCCGATGGCATGGGAGATCTTGCGGGAGCATGCAGACTTCTTCGTCAGCTGTGCCGATTACGTGGCGGCAAACGGCATGCGTATACTTGCGTCACCGACTGGAGCCGACCCTTCCATTGTGAGCGGGGAAAGTGGAGCAGTCGGGGTAGGGCTACTCGCTGCCTTGATGAGCAAGCCAATGTATCATCAACAGCGTGAGCAGCTTGGCTTGAATGAAAAATCCATTGTCTTGTGCTTTAGTACGGAAGGTGATACGGATCGGGATATCTACAAACGCATCATCTGGGAAGGCGCATGCCGAGAAGAGGAGGATATGGAAAAATGA
- a CDS encoding sigma 54-interacting transcriptional regulator, whose protein sequence is MPLRDIQESVQQIASAVASVLRVEVEIADSQFLRIAGTGKNEAGVLRTMAGEDHIYRESLLAGHPVVIMHPGQDERCRPCMHYGNCTETGEICCPIQLDNENIGVIGLLAFDEEQRERLFADVDAILTYLQKMAELIAIKLKEHYLYVEQLHTVEKLRVVMDEMDKAMFLVDQDNRIIQANQRARQYLQLDHDDSQTAEWIDAIRRADATQSAPKQVVLSIGQEDKTFLFAIKPILLAGTVKEWVITLDDVQEVVQIARQVSGYSEPDPFRMIGGNSPAIVQAKEVARRVAASDSTVLLQGESGTGKELFAKAIHQASPRRAEPFLSINCAAIPEHLIESELFGYEEGSFTGARKGGKSGLFEVAGKGTLFLDEIGDMPMHLQSKLLRVLQEKELYRIGGNGKPIRLAARIIAATHLDLQELVDAGLFRLDLYYRLHVIPIHLPSLRERREDILPLANDILLAHANRVGKKLHGFSQETQNVLFHHDWRGNVRELENVIEYAVNMEATSWVQPASLPIRTGMLRESSPHSVKESQGPFDWQKQGLMLKELERAAIDTVMQQIRDRNGRKEEAAALLGISRATLFRKLREYGIT, encoded by the coding sequence ATGCCCTTGCGAGATATTCAAGAAAGTGTGCAACAAATTGCTTCGGCTGTTGCATCCGTTCTGCGCGTAGAGGTAGAGATTGCGGACAGTCAGTTTTTACGGATCGCAGGGACGGGGAAGAATGAGGCTGGCGTTTTGCGGACGATGGCAGGAGAGGACCATATATACCGGGAGTCGTTGCTCGCCGGGCATCCTGTTGTGATTATGCACCCGGGGCAGGATGAGCGGTGCCGTCCCTGTATGCATTATGGAAATTGCACGGAGACGGGAGAGATTTGTTGCCCGATACAATTAGACAATGAAAATATAGGTGTGATCGGCCTGCTCGCATTCGATGAGGAGCAGCGCGAGCGGTTGTTTGCGGATGTAGATGCGATATTGACCTATTTGCAAAAAATGGCCGAGCTGATCGCCATTAAGCTAAAAGAGCACTACTTGTACGTCGAGCAGTTGCATACGGTAGAAAAGCTGCGTGTCGTCATGGATGAAATGGACAAGGCCATGTTTCTTGTCGATCAAGACAATCGGATCATTCAGGCGAACCAGCGTGCCCGTCAGTATTTGCAGCTCGATCACGACGACAGTCAAACGGCAGAATGGATAGATGCCATTCGCCGCGCAGATGCTACGCAGTCTGCGCCAAAGCAGGTCGTTTTGTCCATCGGGCAGGAAGACAAGACATTTTTGTTTGCCATCAAGCCCATTCTACTAGCAGGAACGGTCAAAGAATGGGTGATTACGCTTGATGATGTACAAGAAGTCGTGCAAATCGCAAGGCAAGTGAGTGGATACTCGGAGCCCGATCCTTTTCGGATGATCGGTGGAAACAGTCCTGCAATTGTACAGGCAAAGGAAGTGGCAAGGCGTGTGGCAGCCAGTGATTCGACTGTCCTGCTCCAAGGTGAAAGTGGTACTGGCAAGGAGCTCTTTGCCAAAGCCATTCATCAGGCAAGCCCGCGCCGAGCAGAGCCGTTCCTCTCGATTAATTGCGCCGCAATCCCTGAGCATTTGATAGAGAGCGAATTGTTCGGTTACGAGGAAGGCTCATTCACAGGAGCGCGAAAAGGTGGAAAGTCAGGCTTGTTTGAGGTCGCAGGAAAAGGTACACTGTTTCTCGATGAAATCGGGGATATGCCTATGCATTTACAGAGCAAGCTGCTGCGCGTGTTGCAAGAAAAGGAACTGTACCGAATTGGAGGTAACGGTAAGCCCATACGCTTAGCGGCAAGGATCATTGCAGCGACCCATCTGGATTTGCAGGAGCTGGTAGACGCGGGGTTGTTTCGGTTGGACCTGTACTATCGATTGCATGTGATTCCCATTCACTTGCCTTCGCTGCGAGAACGTAGAGAGGATATACTGCCTTTGGCGAACGATATCCTCTTGGCGCATGCGAATCGGGTGGGAAAGAAGTTGCACGGCTTTTCCCAAGAGACGCAAAACGTCCTGTTTCATCACGACTGGAGAGGAAATGTCCGAGAGCTGGAAAATGTAATCGAGTACGCGGTCAATATGGAAGCAACCTCTTGGGTCCAGCCTGCGAGCTTGCCCATTCGAACGGGAATGCTGCGAGAATCTTCCCCACATTCCGTAAAGGAAAGTCAGGGGCCATTCGACTGGCAAAAGCAAGGACTTATGCTGAAAGAACTGGAACGAGCAGCTATCGATACCGTGATGCAACAAATCCGGGATAGAAACGGACGAAAAGAAGAAGCAGCTGCGCTATTAGGGATAAGCCGGGCAACGCTGTTTCGGAAACTGCGCGAGTACGGTATCACCTGA
- a CDS encoding ArgE/DapE family deacylase, translating to MNVTINRDELISLVQDLIRIDSVNPYLDEDGPGEKAIATFIRERLEAAGLEVHVTSINDTAVNVVGILRGTGGGKSLMLNGHMDTVSAKRMEIPPFDPTLVDNKIFGRGSQDMKGSLGAMIAAVEAIAQAKVPLTGDVILTFVADEEYKSIGTEELVKEHKADAAICCEPSDLAIGVVHRGFVWVKCEVLGKAAHGSRPAEGVDAIVRAGRVLQELERLSDRLAQGTVHPILGAASVHASLIQGGTELSTYPDYCRIDWERRTLPGETEADVANEMEALLQKLRAEDETFQASAELSFLREPFEVGLDEPVYLALQAACKSVMGKTPEVCGFSGWTDAALLQEAGIPTVLFGPVGAGLHAAVEYVEVDSLVDMSAILVETICDFCR from the coding sequence ATGAACGTGACGATCAATCGAGACGAACTGATTTCATTGGTGCAGGATTTGATTCGGATTGATTCGGTGAACCCGTATCTTGATGAGGATGGGCCGGGCGAGAAAGCGATCGCCACTTTTATTCGAGAGCGTTTGGAGGCGGCAGGACTGGAGGTTCATGTCACGTCTATTAACGACACAGCGGTCAATGTCGTCGGGATCCTACGGGGAACAGGCGGCGGCAAATCCTTGATGCTCAATGGGCATATGGATACGGTAAGTGCCAAACGCATGGAAATTCCGCCGTTTGATCCTACCCTTGTGGACAACAAAATTTTCGGCAGAGGCAGTCAGGATATGAAGGGAAGTCTGGGGGCCATGATCGCCGCAGTAGAGGCAATCGCACAAGCAAAAGTTCCGTTGACAGGAGATGTCATTTTGACTTTTGTCGCTGACGAGGAATATAAAAGCATCGGGACGGAGGAACTGGTAAAGGAGCACAAAGCAGATGCGGCGATATGCTGTGAGCCTTCCGATCTGGCGATTGGTGTCGTTCACAGAGGATTTGTCTGGGTCAAATGCGAGGTGCTGGGCAAGGCAGCTCACGGCAGTCGTCCAGCAGAAGGGGTTGATGCAATCGTTCGGGCGGGCAGGGTCCTACAAGAGCTGGAGCGTCTTTCAGACAGATTGGCTCAAGGCACGGTTCATCCGATTCTCGGTGCGGCTTCTGTCCATGCATCACTCATTCAGGGCGGAACGGAGCTGTCCACTTATCCAGATTATTGCCGTATCGACTGGGAGAGAAGGACGTTGCCGGGCGAGACAGAAGCAGACGTGGCTAATGAAATGGAAGCATTACTTCAAAAGCTGCGCGCTGAAGATGAGACGTTTCAAGCAAGCGCCGAGCTGTCATTTTTGCGAGAGCCGTTTGAAGTCGGGCTGGATGAACCTGTTTATCTAGCCCTTCAGGCAGCGTGTAAGAGCGTGATGGGCAAAACGCCAGAGGTATGCGGATTTTCGGGATGGACGGATGCGGCATTATTGCAGGAAGCGGGAATCCCTACTGTCTTGTTTGGACCAGTGGGAGCGGGGCTGCATGCGGCAGTCGAATATGTAGAGGTGGATAGCTTGGTAGACATGAGTGCCATCTTGGTGGAGACGATTTGCGATTTTTGCCGGTAA